In Vicia villosa cultivar HV-30 ecotype Madison, WI linkage group LG7, Vvil1.0, whole genome shotgun sequence, the DNA window ATGCAAGGATCTCCTTCTGTATATATTTGTGTAGCTACCCATCACTTAAAGAATGGGGGGAAAGTAAAAAACAAGGGAAATTCAGTTAAAACCATAGTGCAGGATCCTGTGCAGAGTCCTCAAAGTAACCACTTTTAAAATGAATAAGATAGTCTTGTTTTGATTCTCAGTTCACCTGGGAACCTTTGATTGCTTGgatttatttgaaccaacctatGAAAAAGTTTTACAAATTCAAATTAAGTTTACTCTGTTAGATCTCTATGGCTTGTCTTATttaaattttgtctttttttctgatttactttctttcctttttcgaGATTCCTGTAGGTattgtttaaatattttctttcagGGGTAGATAGGAAGCTAAAAAAAGTCTGTTGGATCTACTGGAATAGATTTTGTTTAGTGGAAAGCTTTCCGTAGtgtcttaaggaaatgggtgtgAGTAGAAGAAAATGGTTTGATCATTTGTTATTAGTTGGGGTGGGAAATGGAGAAGAGATTTTCTTTTGGCATGACCCTAAGTTATAGAGGGTGTACTAAACAAGACTTTTGAAAGATAGTTTGGGCTGTAGGTAAAAAGGAGTTTGTTGCATGGAGGAGGGCATTTAATTTACCACCCCTCACTTATACTGTAGGTAAAAAGGAGTTTGTTGCATGGAGGAGGGCATTTAATTTACCACCCCTCACTTATACCTAGCATCCCCCTAAAACGTATGAAAGACCATAATAATCTagttcaaagttttcaccaaaaATTTTGAAATCTCTCTGATGATATCAGAAATTTCAAGCACATAAcggaaattcttcaaaaaaagtGAGATTTTtatcggaaattttgaaattgctGCGAGATTTTattagaaattttgaaaatttccaAGAGATTTTACCTGAAATTTTCAGGAGATTTTAcctgaaattttgaaattttcatgaAATTTTactagaaattttgaaatttccgggaaattttaccaaaaattttgaaatttccgaaaCTAATTGTAACTTAAGGAAAATTTCAACATAGTATCAAAAATTTAGTTCGAAAAAGTTGTTCTTTTTTTGACAAGAGATATTTTTGGTATTAATAAAATATGGGGGGAGGGGGAGGGTTTAATTTTGAGCGGTGGTAAGTTAAATGCTCGTGGAGGAGTAACATTTATTTGGCATGATCCTAAGTTACTTATGTTGTTCACTACATCTCATTTAGTGAttacatattttatgaaaaattcaaaatgcttttcatatTGTCTGGACTTCAAAATTCGAACGTGTCCATTTTACAACAAAATCAATTCATTACTAAGGCACCCAaattttgtcaaatatatgtctGATTCCAATCTCTGGATTAACCTTGACTACgtattttttgtgttttcttaCCATggaaaaaaacacagttttagaTTTCAATATTTGAATTAACTCCATGACAATATTTTACACTCTTAAACTGTAAGTTAGAAGAATTtgacattttttttaacaaaccttAAAGTATAAGTCATTTATAAATCAATCCCGCAACAAACCATAATACAAAATATACGAAGTTAAAGACAACTATTGCGTATATTTGATGCTCACGTTTCTCCTCTGCCGCATGTACTAAAATGCATGTCGTGTCTCTGCTAAGATGGTTTATAAAATGGCCATCTGAGGAGTGTCTTTCACAAACTCACTCTTAGCTATGGCCTTTCTCTTAATAGCCACATTACAAACATATTGGCAACACATCAACGACATGGTTCGTCTTTGCTAACTCCTCTTCTAAGATCTCCTGGTGAGCAATCCTTGAAGGATCTCTATCTACATCTAGTGTCATGTAAGAATGAAACACTCTATAAAATCATTAGATGTAGTTGTATACTGTGCTCCATGCATGAGGAGCTAGCACACAATGTACATCCTCTACGACCAAATGATCATAGTGCTCTGCAAAAAAATTATCAACATCCCTACATAGGACAGTGCCAGAGGCAACAACAGTGTGATCTATGAGTATACTATGCATACACCAAAACGGTCTAAAATTTCACTCAAGTAGATGTGGGTATGTAAGTTAAAACCCACAGGTCGGAGAACAAGGATATCACCTTCAAGGGTTGTGTTTAACGATGATCGGCGTACGATATAAAGCAAATTTCATTTGGCACGATGTGGTAAAAAAATCAAATGACTCCGTCACCCAATTCTCTTTAAACGGGATGATCTAGACGTGAAACATGTTGGTGAATTCATGCTTGAAAATGGTTCAGATGAAATATTAGTAATGGTGTAGCACAAGTATTATGAAATTAATGTTAGTAAGAGTGCAAAATAATTACCGTAAATAGATAATTGTTTCCTATCAACTGACGAGTCTTCCACAAACTACCCTCAATTAACTTGGAGTAGAGGTACACCAAATAAGAAACCCCCCAATTGTACTCGTGAATCCTCTCCAAGTTAATGAAATATCTATGATAGATAATGTCTACATAGGtcgcacttttgtccacaaatatGGATCTGCCGACCAAAATCAAAAGGTATGACCTCATTGCACATGCTCTATGGTATGCAACCTGTGCATCATCACCATTAGCATCCACAGCTGCAGTCAGGTGGTTTTAATACATATCAACCAGGAATGAAAACCTAGCATGACATTCTCTTATGACATCTATTTCCTGCTGGGCTTTTTCCTGGCCAACTCCTAAATAATTCATCATCATGTTTAGTGTCTCAAATCTACTGATTCTGGAATAGTTTAATAATTTTCCTGTGATCGAAAGATGTATGAGACATAATACACCATCAAGTGTGTTGAATATCTCACCAATCAAAAGATAAAATGGCGATATTTTTGTGTGTAATCTCTCTACAAAAGAAGATAATAACTTATGGTTAATATAACCATATCCAATTTTATATAAACCCTACAGTTCATATAGTTACAAGACATCCTAAAACCTTGGTTCATCAGGCATTGTTAGCTTTGCATCCATCTTATAATGGATGATACATTTTAATGTATCACGGTACTGCAAAAAATAAATACATCATCGTCAAACAATTCAAATATTATAACAAAGGTTTAAAAGAGTAATTAAAGATTTATGCTACCTCTCTGTCCAACACATGGCTAACAACATGGTCTAGATACAAAGGAAGCAATGAAAGGTATGAGGGATCTCCAAGGAAACCACCAGGCACAAGAGCATCTAGGGCAGTAGGGTCTTTTGGGGTAGTAGGGAACATGTGAATCCTGGAAGTCAAAGTTGGAGACACATGAACCCGAGAAGGTGATCCCTTACGAGCAAACATATTCTCTCCAACTGCAGGTTCTTAAAGTCTAGTTTTATTCCTGCAAACAGAAGCATGTTGAACCGTTCTACCATGTCTCAGTCTTTCTTGATTGTCAAACAATTTTCTTacatttaaacaaaaaaatatatatcataacaaagtacataaataaaaaaatgaagcaaaaccaacacataaacaaaccaaaccaaaaaggaGATAGCAAGTATCTCAGAATTACGTTCTCTAGACTAAGAGCCCGGATTTCAAATTTTGGACTGCACTAAACCAGCAAAAAGATGACACAAACCCTAAACTTCAATGTGAAACATGGAGAAACCAAACTATTAAGGACAAACAAAGCATGAATCATAAGCTCTAATATATCAATACCTATAAACTATTTAGGTAATGCATacatatcaaataaaaaaatgaataactTACCAATGCAatgaagttgaacttcaaatatTACATCAATGGAGTGGAGTAAAAGCTCTGAAAATGCTTGCAAAATGATTAAACAAGCTCTGAGAATACAAATGAGAagaaattagtttttttaatttgtagAAATAAAAATGAGAAGGGAAAGGAAAAGTAAAAGGAAAAGGCGTATACTTAAACACACGCGTCCGAATTTCAATCTCCGTAGAAATTCTGAACATTGAAATCTTGAGTATTTTTAAATTGTGCAGTTCTGAGAATGGGCATGGGAATGATGTGTTTCGGTGCATCAGAAGTTCAATCTCCGTAACTTATAAATAGGAATTCCAAGGTCCGAAGTTTTTTATCTCTTGTTTTGGCATGTTCCAGAGAAAGCTAGTTGTGTATTAAGTGCGATCGAATTTTAAATTCCAAAATTTAgagttatttttgaaattttaatggaGTGTATAAGTATCTTATGGAATGTATTTAACAATCTTCATAAGTTATATGGGTGGGCTAAACAAGACTTTTAATAGATTGTTTCGGCTTTCGGTAAAAAAGGTGTTTATGGCATAAATAAGGATGTTCTTTTGGCATTATCCTAAATTATAAGGGTGTGTTAAACAAGACTTTTAATTGATAGTTTGGACTTTAGGTAAAAAGGTGATTGTATCGTATATGGATAGATGGGAGTGGGGTGATTTGCGGAAAGAGCTTAACAATTATTTCTTTGGttataaaaaaggaaaataatcaTCCATAATACCATATGGTGTGCTTCCACACCATGGTGAAAATTTACAACTGCCCCTAGAATCTGGAGAGACATCTTCATACGCACCTTTTCCACACACACGTCAACTCAAATTGTTGAGACAcccttatttttaaaaaatttagttcAGAGATACATCTCTGTATTGAGCCTGGAGATGCATCTTCATAACAATCTTTTTTAGTTTAAATAAGAAACAACCAGAAACAATGGCAGAATGTTattcaaaataacataaaaatataacataaattaaCATCAAAATATTAAGCATTACATAGACAATGGTTAATATAAAGTTAACATTACATTCCCTTAAAAAACGAGTGGTTCGTGACGTTGCAACATCCTTAAAATATTTTGCGAATTACCTTTCTACAACACAGTCTTTGATTTTTCATTTCGAAAATTGATCGAACTGTTTTGAAAGGGTCTAACTGTTTTGAAAGGGTCTATTCCCCTCCCGTCCCTCCCCCGATGTTGAAAAGTTGATTGATAATGTAAGAAAtttttttaagggttttgaaGTTGAAGATGGTCATGAGGGAGAATAACCATGATTTTTCTATGGAAAATGTTTACGAGGTCTTTTTTTAGCTACAACTTAATCGTAACAAATTTTGACTATGTGTAATAATTCCCCTTATACACTCTCAAAGACACTCTCAAAGACGATTGTGTTACCGCCTTGTAGTTAACAATGGGTTTTGGCTGATCAATCATTTTTCCAATGATTTGAAACATAAGGCCATATATTTAAGTAAGCCTCATATTAATCATAGTAAGCAAAAAGAGACCTTATTTGTCATGTACAATAATTCATTTTGCACGCTCTCAAAACTCAAAAACAGTTCTCCTTAAAAGTAACAAAAGGCATAAGGAAACATGTGAAATGAAAACCTCTCGAAAGTCATTTGGTTAAGAAATAAAATGGAGGGAAGAGAAAAACAGATGTGGAGCAGAAAACTAATGAGTGGTTTGTTTTTTTACAGTAGATTTTCTTGCCACTATGAAATAGTCAATTTCTAAATATAcaagaaaaaaataaaggaaagtTGCATGCACCtcaccaacaacaacaaaaaacagaCTCATTTTGTTATATCAGCTGTCAATTAGAGATGAAATCACCAGTTATTTATCCAGTTTTATAGTAgaagtaaaaaattaaaaaaaaacttcaactCAAAATCCTCTCTAGAAAGACAGATTAAAGGTGTCCTCATACTTAGATGATTCTCTTATTTACACAAGACCTCCATGATTTAATTCTTGGGATGGTGTAGATATTAAATTCAATAATACCAATATTCTGCTATTTCCTCAAGAAAATGACAATTAAATATGCAAGTTGACTTCTCTTAAACGTAAATGAAATCGACTATACTAGCTTTCATGGTTTggttcaaaagaaaaaatgaaaaaaaccaaactgtcttgaaaaattgaaccaaactatCAATACTTTGCTCAAACCCAAACCAGACTGATTCAACCCAAACCAGACTGTTATAACATTGTGGTGAAATGGTCTATCATTCTAAAACTTTACCTCACCAAACCCTAAACAACTATTGAATTCAAATTGAGAcaagtaaaaataaaaactacatttttataaaaaaaattcttacaaACCCTTCCCCAATGTTATATTCAGTACATAGAAAAAAGCACATCAACACAAGAGGAACTACTCTCTTTTCACAATCATAATTTCCATTTTATAACTTAAAAAGTTACAGCTAAcaaattaacaacaacaaaaaaaatcatataactcACAAAGCGAAACCCTTCAAGTATTCAGGATCACGCTTAGCCTTCTCCTGAAACTTCTTAAACCACCGATCCAAAATATCCATCGGAACAATCAACTTCGATCCATCCACGCCACAAAACGATTGCATAAAGTTAAACAAATTCTCACCAACTTTCATCGCCAACCGTTCAATCCTCTTCTCCCCTGCCACATCAAGCGACGGCAACGTCGCCAGATCCTCCACGGAAACACCGATTTTCGCCGAAAGCTGTTGCGCATCCGCCGTCAATTGCGGCAGTACGCTACCGGAGCCAGGCTCCGGCCACGAGAGAGACAGTACGGCGGAGGGACGTGCGATGGTGACGGCGCCGCAGAAGACGAACGGTGAGCCGGGCGATTGGACGTAGACGGCGAGAGCTTTGTCTGGTGGGAGGGTGAAGCTGTTGAGGAGGAAGATGCAGATTTCCGTGACTTGATCGTACGCTTCACCTGCGTAAGATAGAGAGAAGCGGTTAGTTAAAAGTGGAAGATGCTAATTTGCGCGTGTTGGGATTAGGATTAGTTTAACTTACCGACGAATGTGTTCATGTCGAGGATCCAATGGAAGGTGTCGATTTGAGCGAAGGTTGAAATGTCCAGTGGGAAACTACGGTTTGGGAAAACCACTCCGaacattttgattttgttttggaaatattaaaattaaatttgagtttttttttttgtttgtggtGAAACAATGGATGAAGATGGAGTGTGCAGATGTTATAAAGGTTGTTCTATGGCTGCAAAGAGGGGAGAAATATACTAGAATTTTCTGGATACAGGTGAGGATAGATTCGTCTTTTCACCTTTGGAAGTAATGCGAACTTTGGAGTTGAGTGAGCCAAATGACTAAAGTGGTCTTCTGCTTGTTAGCGCCTCAAGCAAAATCTAGTCTGCACTTCAACCAATCTTAGAAAGATGTTTTAattgaatgaaaaaaaaataaaatattttttaaaattttatttggaCCAATTAATATGATttcattaattattatattattgatttcttttttgtattttaaataattagtaatggtaAAATGTATTTCTCTTTGAAAGgcggttgtttttttttttcaaacttctagTTTCGTGCAGCAGACATCAAAGTTTTGTATATCTTTATGGAACAAAGTATGAGCATGTTCAATGTTGTCCTCCATCACTTTGGGAGGGGTTTCGTAAAAGGGGTGTCTATTGGGTAATAAATTTGGTTTTTTGTTGGGGTTATGAAAGAAATGACTTTAGGGTTTGAAGGAAACTTGAAGGTATAGATGAATCATTTATTGAAGTTAAGATGGATGATCGTGATATAGATGTTGTGATGCATGCTCTATTGGAAACAATATTGAATGGCGTATATATTTAGCACAGTGTGAAGGACGTCAATGTAAGAGTAGTTGAGCCTTAATGCATTGATTTGAATGAAGAATTTGAATCAAATGATGG includes these proteins:
- the LOC131617520 gene encoding protein OPI10 homolog, whose product is MFGVVFPNRSFPLDISTFAQIDTFHWILDMNTFVGEAYDQVTEICIFLLNSFTLPPDKALAVYVQSPGSPFVFCGAVTIARPSAVLSLSWPEPGSGSVLPQLTADAQQLSAKIGVSVEDLATLPSLDVAGEKRIERLAMKVGENLFNFMQSFCGVDGSKLIVPMDILDRWFKKFQEKAKRDPEYLKGFAL